One Nicotiana sylvestris chromosome 12, ASM39365v2, whole genome shotgun sequence genomic window carries:
- the LOC138883785 gene encoding uncharacterized protein gives MIQAEVEEFKKNMVLLASKKETVQAQLGSAEAQLLAAKEKSSVQAKEIEEFQSQLDSAICGKENLVKELEAAKSEMVKAKTEADAKVAQFKVDVEAIQAQTKSMVEHAKWQAQRESLEGVHAQYFDILAELETAKVEEARARKLAFPEEDSKSLNKSEDREDPEDENSTYDGDLDT, from the coding sequence ATGATACAAGCTGAGGTTGAGGAGTTCAAGAAAAATATGGTCCTCTTAGCCTCGAAAAAGGAAACTGTCCAAGCACAACTGGGGTCGGCTGAGGCCCAACTTTTGGCTGCAAAGGAGAAATCCTCGGTGCAAGCCAAGGAGATCGAGGAGTTTCAATCTCAGTTAGACTCAGCTATTTGTGGTAAAGAGAATCTGGTCAAGGAACTCGAGGCAGCCAAATCAGAGATGGTTAAGGCCAAGACCGAGGCTGACGCTAAAGTGGCCCAGTTCAAGGTTGACGTCGAGGCGATCCAAGCGCAGACTAAAAGTATGGTGGAGCATGCAAAGTGGCAAGCTCAAAGGGAATCCCTCGAAGGAGTTCATGCTCAGTACTTCGACATATTGGCTGAACTCGAGACTGCCAAAGTAGAAGAAGCTAGGGCCCGAAAGCTGGCCTTTCCTGAGGAAGATTCCAAGAGCTTAAACAAGTCTGAAGATAGGGAAGATCCTGAGGATGAAAATTCTACCTACGATGGGGACCTTGACACTTAG